Proteins encoded within one genomic window of Aurantiacibacter spongiae:
- a CDS encoding TonB-dependent receptor plug domain-containing protein, with translation MFAMSVPARAQEASVDPGADEAAPVATRAASGARVFTPADFERFAPRNALDMLNRVPGFTLRGEDGQRGLGQASANVVIDGERIASKSDGVFAQLQRIPTDRVVRIEIVDGASLGIPGLSGQVANVITRAGDISGRFEYHASARPEYGEPTFLGAEVSLTGSNDRFEWTVAAGNGTGTGGAGGGEAFLYDGDGVLLEQRYPESLYKGNFPRVSGTAKYTTGGGTLINANASYDREYSDFTEEEYRDLVTGIDRLRLFHNRYRAWSYELGGDIDFALAGGRLKLIGLERYTRGRSTNDSTLDFDDGSPDTGNRFVTRAETGERIGRAEYRWDMLGGGWQIDAEAAFNRYSRKAQLFDLDAGGDYVDVPFPGASGGVTEDRYETILTHNRSLAGNLTLQIGAGLEHSTLSQSGPQGLTRSFLRPKGSVNLAWKVNDRLDLSLEIARRVGQLSFGDFLASVSLQQGQQNAGNVELVPQQSWEAQVEAARDLGRWGSTNLRLYARLIEDYIELIPVEGGLETRGNIDRATLYGLRWNTTLNLDPLGFAGAKLDILAQAEESSLDDPLTGLPRAFSSIEDRELDVTLRHDIPGSDWAWTAGFQYNHTLPYYRLGEFGREYEGPTYTFASIENKDVFGMTAKLTVFNLTDGRARSERLIYGGYRDRTGLLLREVRNQAVGPIFMFELSGDF, from the coding sequence ATGTTCGCAATGTCCGTCCCCGCCCGGGCGCAGGAAGCGTCCGTCGATCCGGGTGCAGACGAGGCCGCGCCGGTAGCGACGCGGGCGGCGAGCGGCGCCCGCGTCTTCACGCCCGCGGACTTCGAGCGCTTCGCACCCCGCAACGCGCTGGACATGCTGAACCGGGTGCCGGGCTTCACGCTGCGCGGCGAGGACGGTCAGCGCGGACTGGGACAGGCGAGCGCGAACGTCGTCATCGACGGGGAGCGGATCGCCAGCAAGTCCGACGGCGTGTTCGCCCAGTTGCAGCGCATTCCCACCGACCGGGTCGTGCGGATCGAGATCGTCGACGGGGCGAGCCTCGGCATACCCGGCCTGTCTGGCCAGGTCGCCAACGTCATCACCCGCGCCGGCGATATCAGCGGTCGCTTCGAATATCACGCCAGCGCCCGGCCGGAATACGGCGAACCGACATTCCTCGGCGCCGAGGTCTCGCTCACCGGATCGAACGACCGTTTCGAATGGACGGTCGCGGCAGGCAACGGAACCGGCACCGGCGGAGCGGGCGGGGGCGAGGCCTTCCTCTACGACGGCGACGGCGTCCTGCTGGAGCAGCGCTATCCGGAAAGTCTGTACAAGGGCAATTTTCCACGGGTGTCCGGGACGGCGAAATACACGACGGGCGGCGGAACGCTCATCAACGCCAACGCCAGTTACGACCGGGAATATTCCGACTTCACCGAGGAGGAATACCGCGATCTGGTAACCGGCATCGACCGGCTGCGCCTGTTCCACAACCGCTATCGCGCCTGGAGTTACGAACTGGGCGGCGACATCGATTTCGCGCTGGCCGGCGGTCGGCTCAAGCTGATCGGGCTGGAACGCTACACGCGCGGCCGCTCCACCAACGATTCGACGCTCGATTTCGATGACGGGTCGCCCGATACCGGCAATCGCTTCGTCACGCGCGCCGAAACGGGAGAGCGGATCGGACGCGCGGAATATCGCTGGGACATGCTCGGCGGCGGCTGGCAGATCGACGCCGAAGCCGCCTTCAACCGCTATTCGCGCAAGGCGCAGCTGTTCGATCTCGATGCGGGCGGCGACTATGTGGACGTGCCCTTTCCCGGCGCATCGGGCGGCGTGACGGAGGACCGGTACGAGACGATCCTCACCCACAACCGCTCGCTGGCAGGCAACCTCACCCTCCAGATCGGTGCCGGTCTCGAACATTCCACGCTGTCGCAATCGGGGCCGCAGGGCCTCACTCGCAGTTTCCTGCGCCCCAAGGGTTCGGTCAACCTTGCCTGGAAGGTGAACGATCGCCTCGACCTGTCGCTGGAGATCGCGCGGCGCGTCGGGCAGTTGTCGTTCGGCGATTTCCTCGCCAGCGTTTCGCTTCAGCAGGGTCAGCAGAATGCGGGCAATGTCGAACTCGTGCCGCAGCAGAGCTGGGAGGCCCAGGTGGAGGCGGCCCGGGATCTGGGGCGCTGGGGCAGCACGAACCTGCGACTCTATGCCCGGTTGATCGAGGACTACATCGAACTGATCCCCGTCGAGGGCGGGCTGGAAACGCGCGGCAACATCGACAGGGCTACGCTTTACGGCCTGCGCTGGAACACGACGCTCAACCTCGATCCGCTGGGGTTTGCGGGCGCCAAGCTCGACATTCTCGCCCAGGCGGAGGAAAGCTCGCTCGACGATCCGCTGACCGGGCTGCCGCGCGCGTTCAGCAGCATCGAGGACCGCGAGCTGGACGTGACCTTGCGGCACGACATTCCGGGCAGCGACTGGGCGTGGACCGCAGGTTTCCAGTACAACCACACGCTGCCCTATTACCGGCTCGGCGAATTCGGGCGCGAGTACGAGGGGCCGACCTACACCTTCGCCTCGATCGAGAACAAGGACGTGTTCGGCATGACCGCCAAGCTGACCGTGTTCAACCTGACGGACGGCAGGGCGCGCTCCGAACGGCTGATCTACGGCGGCTATCGCGACCGCACCGGGCTGCTGCTGCGCGAGGTGCGCAACCAGGCGGTCGGGCCGATCTTCATGTTCGAGTTGAGCGGAGACTTCTGA
- a CDS encoding amidase: MKTRLALILTAAQLALAGHALARERGQGEEPVPAPEILADEVREQTSREAVAASSASPAAQARMTEAMEQLDRIAAYDDAGPMLNAVIAVNGNAFAEAGARADGGSLLAGRTVLVKDNIETREWPTTAGSLALEDNRTGRDAPLIARLRANGGVVLGKTNLSEWANIRSSNSTSGWSAVGGQTRNPHAIDRNTCGSSSGSGAAVAAGFAWAAIGTETDGSITCPASVNGVVGFKPTVGLVSRTHVVPISVSQDTAGPMARSVADAALLLSAIAGSDPLDPATADADAHKGDYMSGLDTASLDGVRIGVLRNQIGSQAATAQIFEQALVDLAEAGAVLVDIEYDPQGEMYRDEFTVLLYETREGLDEYLTGSPADIPVRSLADLIDFNAVHALSELRWFGQDIFEQAMQTTDEHAYLAARENALRLAGDQGIDRLLAENDVAFLIAPTQGPAWTTDLVLGDHITGGVGAGSLAAIAGYPHLTVPMGHVEGLPVGLSFIGAKWNDHAVLEAGAAYERARSVELPEPSLEAWKPATR; this comes from the coding sequence ATGAAAACCCGCCTCGCGCTCATCCTCACCGCCGCCCAACTCGCCCTAGCCGGTCACGCGCTCGCGCGGGAACGCGGTCAGGGCGAGGAGCCGGTGCCCGCGCCGGAAATCCTCGCCGACGAGGTGCGCGAACAGACCTCCAGAGAGGCGGTGGCGGCGTCGTCGGCCTCGCCGGCGGCGCAGGCTCGCATGACAGAGGCGATGGAGCAGCTCGACCGGATCGCCGCCTACGACGATGCCGGCCCGATGCTCAACGCCGTGATCGCGGTGAACGGCAACGCCTTCGCCGAGGCCGGCGCCCGGGCCGATGGCGGATCCCTGCTGGCCGGCCGCACGGTGCTGGTGAAGGACAATATCGAGACGCGCGAATGGCCGACCACCGCGGGCAGCCTGGCGCTGGAAGACAACCGCACCGGCCGCGACGCGCCTCTCATCGCCCGGCTGCGCGCCAATGGTGGCGTCGTGCTGGGCAAGACAAACCTTTCCGAATGGGCCAATATCCGCAGCTCGAACTCCACCAGCGGATGGAGCGCGGTGGGCGGGCAGACGCGCAATCCGCACGCGATCGACCGCAATACCTGCGGATCGTCGTCGGGCAGCGGCGCGGCGGTTGCGGCGGGCTTCGCGTGGGCCGCGATCGGCACCGAGACGGACGGTTCGATCACCTGCCCGGCCAGCGTCAACGGTGTGGTCGGCTTCAAGCCGACGGTCGGCCTCGTCAGCCGCACCCACGTCGTTCCGATCAGCGTCAGCCAGGATACCGCGGGACCGATGGCGAGGAGCGTCGCCGACGCCGCGCTGCTGCTTTCCGCCATTGCCGGCAGCGATCCCCTCGATCCGGCGACCGCCGACGCCGATGCGCACAAGGGCGACTACATGAGCGGTCTCGATACCGCATCGCTCGACGGGGTGCGGATCGGTGTTCTGCGCAACCAGATCGGCAGCCAGGCCGCAACCGCACAGATTTTCGAGCAGGCCCTGGTCGATCTGGCGGAAGCGGGCGCGGTGCTGGTCGATATCGAATACGATCCGCAAGGGGAGATGTACCGCGACGAATTCACCGTGCTGCTCTACGAAACGCGCGAGGGGCTGGACGAGTACCTGACCGGTTCGCCCGCGGACATCCCGGTGCGCTCGCTCGCCGACCTGATCGACTTCAACGCCGTCCACGCGTTGAGCGAACTGCGCTGGTTCGGACAGGACATCTTCGAACAGGCCATGCAGACGACCGACGAGCACGCCTATCTCGCCGCTCGGGAGAACGCCCTGCGCCTGGCCGGCGACCAAGGCATCGATCGTTTGCTGGCCGAAAACGACGTGGCTTTCCTGATCGCGCCGACGCAGGGACCGGCCTGGACCACCGACCTCGTGCTGGGAGATCACATCACCGGCGGCGTGGGCGCGGGATCGCTCGCGGCCATTGCCGGCTATCCGCACCTGACCGTTCCCATGGGGCACGTTGAAGGACTGCCGGTGGGTCTGTCCTTCATCGGCGCGAAATGGAACGATCACGCGGTGCTGGAAGCGGGCGCCGCCTATGAACGCGCGCGCAGCGTGGAACTGCCCGAGCCCAGCCTCGAAGCCTGGAAACCCGCGACCCGCTAG
- the tig gene encoding trigger factor — protein MQIVENTNEGLKRAYTLTIPASDIEAKIDSEVKRVAPQVRMPGFRPGKVPANLVRKMHGEALHADILNATVRESVDELIREKKLRPALQPQVAMGEGYEQGKDAKVDVELEILPDIEAPSVEGLKLEKLTVPVSDEQMDEALGRIAESQKSYKDAPKTKKAADGDQLIIDFVGRVDGEEFEGGKAEDAPLVLGSGQFIPGFEDQLAGAKTGDEKTITVTFPEDYPAEHLAGKQAEFDVTVKQVKVEGETKIDDEFAKGLGLESLDKLKELMRGQIEQESAGLTRTQMKRQLLDKLAADHDFPVPPSMVDAEFEQIWRQLEAEAAKEEDSEAALKEIEGEKDDYRRIAERRVRLGLLLSEIGQANGVEISAQEMQMLIQQAAQQYRPEDRERFVEYVRNEPMAQAQLRAPLYEDKVVDFLFDKAEVTEREVTREELEAAIEADEEAEAEAAKKAPAKKKAPAKKKPAAGTAGKKANADEAKAAPKTKAPAKKTAAKPDEAKPDDAKPDESKPAAKKPAAKKAPAKKTAAKEDGEKATARKTAARKPAAKKAPAKKSAAKKD, from the coding sequence ATGCAGATCGTCGAAAACACCAATGAAGGCCTCAAGCGCGCCTACACGCTGACCATTCCGGCTTCCGACATCGAGGCGAAGATCGACAGCGAGGTGAAGCGCGTTGCGCCGCAGGTCCGCATGCCCGGCTTCCGGCCCGGCAAGGTGCCCGCCAACCTGGTTCGCAAGATGCACGGCGAGGCGCTGCACGCCGACATTCTCAATGCGACGGTACGCGAATCGGTGGACGAGCTGATCCGCGAGAAGAAGCTGCGCCCCGCCCTCCAGCCGCAGGTCGCGATGGGCGAGGGGTACGAGCAGGGCAAGGATGCGAAGGTCGATGTCGAGCTGGAGATCCTGCCCGACATCGAGGCGCCGTCCGTCGAGGGGCTCAAGCTGGAAAAGCTGACCGTTCCCGTATCGGACGAACAGATGGACGAGGCGCTCGGTCGCATCGCCGAGAGCCAGAAGAGCTACAAGGACGCGCCGAAGACGAAGAAGGCCGCCGATGGCGACCAGCTCATCATCGATTTCGTCGGCCGCGTCGACGGCGAGGAGTTCGAGGGCGGCAAGGCCGAGGACGCGCCGCTGGTGCTGGGTTCCGGCCAGTTCATTCCCGGCTTCGAGGACCAGCTCGCGGGCGCGAAAACCGGCGATGAAAAGACCATCACCGTCACCTTTCCCGAAGATTACCCGGCCGAACACCTGGCCGGCAAGCAGGCCGAATTCGACGTCACCGTGAAGCAGGTGAAGGTCGAAGGCGAAACGAAGATCGACGACGAGTTCGCCAAGGGTCTCGGTCTCGAGAGCCTCGACAAGCTCAAGGAACTGATGCGCGGCCAGATCGAGCAGGAATCGGCTGGTCTTACCCGTACGCAGATGAAGCGGCAGCTGCTCGACAAGCTGGCGGCTGATCACGACTTCCCCGTACCCCCCTCGATGGTCGATGCCGAGTTCGAGCAGATCTGGCGGCAGCTGGAGGCCGAAGCGGCGAAGGAAGAGGATTCCGAAGCTGCCCTCAAGGAGATCGAGGGCGAGAAGGACGACTATCGCCGCATCGCCGAACGCCGCGTTCGGCTCGGACTGCTGCTGAGTGAGATCGGTCAGGCGAACGGTGTCGAGATCAGCGCACAGGAAATGCAGATGCTGATCCAGCAGGCGGCCCAGCAGTACCGCCCCGAGGACCGTGAGCGGTTCGTCGAATACGTTCGCAACGAACCCATGGCGCAGGCCCAGCTTCGCGCTCCGCTGTACGAGGACAAGGTCGTCGACTTCCTGTTCGACAAGGCCGAAGTGACCGAGCGCGAAGTCACGCGCGAGGAACTGGAAGCCGCGATCGAGGCGGACGAGGAAGCCGAGGCCGAGGCCGCCAAGAAGGCGCCCGCCAAGAAGAAGGCTCCGGCGAAGAAGAAGCCTGCCGCCGGGACGGCCGGCAAGAAGGCGAATGCCGACGAGGCAAAGGCCGCACCCAAGACGAAGGCTCCCGCCAAGAAGACCGCCGCGAAGCCGGACGAAGCCAAGCCGGACGACGCCAAGCCGGACGAATCCAAGCCGGCGGCGAAGAAGCCCGCGGCGAAGAAAGCGCCGGCGAAGAAGACTGCCGCCAAGGAAGACGGCGAAAAGGCTACGGCCAGGAAAACGGCTGCCAGGAAGCCGGCCGCCAAGAAGGCTCCGGCCAAGAAGTCCGCGGCGAAGAAGGACTGA
- a CDS encoding DUF3297 family protein, whose translation MSDNDNQDTPPERLSIDPRSEHFDADVLQRGVGIRFKDRVRTDIEEYSIPEGWVRVQAGKTVDRKGRPLTIRLNGPVEAWFEDLGENAPVAKAG comes from the coding sequence ATGAGCGACAACGATAACCAGGATACGCCGCCCGAGCGTCTTTCCATCGACCCGCGTAGCGAGCATTTCGACGCGGACGTGCTGCAACGCGGCGTCGGCATTCGCTTCAAGGATCGCGTCCGCACGGACATCGAGGAATACTCGATACCCGAAGGCTGGGTCAGGGTGCAGGCGGGCAAGACGGTGGACCGCAAGGGTCGCCCGCTGACGATCAGGCTGAACGGCCCGGTCGAGGCCTGGTTCGAGGATCTGGGCGAGAACGCGCCGGTGGCGAAGGCCGGCTAG
- the nhaA gene encoding Na+/H+ antiporter NhaA has protein sequence MSEPIIAKAVRNFKTLFKADAFAGLLLIFVAAIAMIVANSAVHDAYRELFYGPLWDKDVFYLNTLHLWVNDGLMVIFFFVVGLEVKREIISGNLSDPNARTLPIMAAAAGMAAPALVYLLVSSGESGLSHGWAIPAATDIAFAMGVVGLLGTRVPSSLRLLLLTVAIVDDIGAVAIIALAYTASIKMQFLIAAVVVLGVMLAMNRMRVKSMIPFVLATALLWYCVLYSGVHATIAGVLAALTIPMHSRDGNSMLEKMEHGLVGWNAYVVVPIFGFANAGVNLSGLGLSNLFDPLPLAVAAGLVIGKQLGIFSCIVAAVKLKIVPKPPGCTWPEIWGVSILCGIGFTMSLFIGELAFSNELLREEAKIGILTGSAISAVIGYVVLRLTTTHPDEQDDPNSPVV, from the coding sequence ATGTCCGAACCGATCATCGCCAAGGCCGTTCGCAACTTCAAGACGCTGTTCAAGGCGGATGCCTTTGCCGGCCTGCTGCTGATCTTCGTCGCCGCCATCGCCATGATCGTGGCCAATTCGGCGGTACACGACGCCTATCGCGAACTGTTCTACGGCCCGCTGTGGGACAAGGACGTGTTCTACCTCAACACGCTGCACCTGTGGGTGAACGATGGGTTGATGGTGATTTTCTTCTTCGTCGTCGGGCTGGAGGTGAAGCGCGAGATCATCAGCGGAAACCTGTCCGATCCCAACGCGCGCACCCTGCCGATCATGGCTGCGGCGGCGGGCATGGCGGCCCCTGCGCTGGTCTATCTGCTGGTGTCGAGCGGCGAATCCGGCCTGTCGCACGGATGGGCAATTCCCGCCGCGACCGACATCGCCTTCGCCATGGGGGTCGTCGGCCTGCTGGGAACGCGCGTCCCCTCGTCCCTGCGGCTGCTGCTGCTGACGGTCGCCATCGTCGACGACATCGGCGCGGTCGCCATCATCGCGCTCGCCTACACGGCGTCGATCAAGATGCAGTTCCTGATCGCCGCGGTCGTCGTGCTGGGGGTGATGCTGGCGATGAACCGGATGCGGGTGAAGTCGATGATCCCGTTCGTTCTCGCCACCGCGCTGCTGTGGTACTGCGTGCTGTATTCCGGCGTCCACGCGACCATTGCCGGCGTGCTGGCGGCGCTGACCATCCCGATGCACAGCAGGGACGGCAATTCCATGCTCGAGAAGATGGAGCACGGGCTGGTCGGCTGGAATGCCTATGTCGTGGTGCCGATATTCGGCTTCGCCAATGCCGGGGTCAACCTGTCCGGGCTGGGCCTGTCGAACCTGTTCGACCCGCTGCCGCTCGCCGTTGCCGCCGGTCTCGTCATCGGCAAGCAGCTGGGGATCTTCTCCTGCATCGTGGCGGCGGTGAAGCTGAAGATCGTGCCCAAGCCGCCGGGCTGCACCTGGCCGGAGATCTGGGGCGTATCCATCCTGTGCGGCATCGGGTTCACCATGAGCCTGTTCATCGGCGAACTCGCGTTCAGCAACGAATTGCTGCGCGAGGAAGCGAAGATCGGCATTCTTACCGGCTCGGCGATTTCCGCGGTAATCGGCTATGTCGTTCTGCGGTTGACGACGACGCATCCGGACGAGCAGGACGATCCGAACAGCCCGGTGGTCTGA
- a CDS encoding glycosyl transferase family protein: MGSGGWTALQWLALVENEMLLFAGAFFLLGALDEFAVDLCWAWLRITGKASTPRVDRNRLASCRLSGAAAVFIPAWQEASVIGQTVSHALRAWPQPDLRIYVGCYANDANTCEAARAGACGDDRLRIVRLDVPGPTTKADCLNHLYRQMKADETSEGKRFRLVLLHDAEDMVDAAALALIDGAMDGADFVQIPVLPMPQARSKWVGSHYLDEFCDAHGRTMVVRAALGAALPAAGVGCAFSRGMLARFERHADGGGPFSTDTLTEDYELGLRVSAEGGRSRFLRVRGNDGRLVATRAYFPETLAGAVRQKSRWIHGIAFQGWNRMGWTAGPAEWWMRLRDRRGPLAAVVLATGYSLLALSTALFAWQIFGHEPALRLSPLVRAMIVITLISFAWRSFVRFAFAAREFGWREGVRAILRIPVTNVISIMAGRRALSSYVRSLRGEIPPWEKTAHDLHPADAGLCAPARP, encoded by the coding sequence ATGGGTTCGGGGGGCTGGACCGCGCTGCAATGGCTGGCGCTGGTGGAAAACGAAATGCTGCTTTTCGCCGGTGCGTTCTTTCTGCTGGGCGCTCTCGACGAGTTCGCGGTGGACCTATGCTGGGCATGGCTCAGGATCACGGGGAAGGCATCGACGCCCCGCGTGGACAGGAACCGGCTCGCAAGCTGCCGCCTGTCCGGGGCGGCCGCCGTGTTCATACCGGCCTGGCAGGAAGCAAGCGTGATCGGCCAGACCGTATCCCATGCCCTGCGCGCCTGGCCCCAGCCGGACCTCAGAATCTATGTCGGCTGCTACGCCAACGATGCGAACACCTGCGAGGCTGCCCGGGCGGGGGCCTGCGGCGACGACCGTCTGCGGATCGTCAGGCTCGATGTACCGGGCCCGACGACCAAGGCGGACTGCCTCAACCATCTCTACCGGCAGATGAAGGCGGACGAGACGTCCGAGGGGAAGCGGTTTCGTCTGGTCCTGCTGCACGATGCGGAGGACATGGTCGACGCCGCCGCGCTGGCGCTGATCGACGGTGCGATGGACGGTGCGGATTTCGTCCAGATTCCCGTCCTGCCCATGCCGCAGGCCCGGTCGAAATGGGTGGGAAGCCACTACCTGGACGAGTTCTGCGATGCGCATGGACGCACCATGGTGGTGCGCGCCGCGCTGGGGGCGGCGCTGCCGGCCGCGGGGGTCGGCTGCGCGTTCTCGCGCGGCATGCTCGCCCGTTTCGAACGGCATGCTGACGGTGGCGGTCCCTTCTCTACGGATACGCTGACGGAGGATTACGAGCTCGGTCTCAGGGTGTCTGCCGAGGGTGGCCGCTCGCGTTTCCTGCGGGTGCGCGGAAACGACGGCAGGCTCGTGGCGACCCGTGCCTATTTCCCGGAGACACTGGCCGGGGCGGTGCGCCAGAAGTCGCGCTGGATTCACGGCATCGCGTTCCAGGGCTGGAACCGCATGGGCTGGACCGCGGGACCGGCGGAATGGTGGATGCGGCTGCGCGACCGGCGCGGACCGCTCGCCGCGGTCGTGCTGGCGACAGGATACAGCCTGCTCGCCCTCTCCACCGCTCTTTTCGCGTGGCAGATCTTCGGACACGAACCTGCGCTGCGACTGTCGCCGCTGGTGCGGGCGATGATCGTCATCACCCTTATCAGCTTCGCCTGGCGATCGTTCGTGCGCTTCGCTTTCGCGGCACGGGAGTTCGGTTGGCGGGAAGGCGTGCGTGCCATCCTGCGTATTCCTGTGACCAACGTCATCTCGATCATGGCCGGTCGCCGCGCGCTGTCCTCCTATGTCCGCAGCCTGCGCGGGGAGATCCCGCCATGGGAGAAGACGGCGCATGACCTGCATCCCGCGGACGCAGGGCTTTGCGCGCCCGCGCGACCATGA
- a CDS encoding sulfite exporter TauE/SafE family protein yields MDVYLPIANLAVNGLVIVALGAVTGMLSGVFGVGGGFLTTPLLIFYGIPPTVAAASAATQVTGASVSGVFAHSRNQGVDYQIGGVIVAGGMMGALVGAGLFTLLRSLGQIDTVINILYVVLLGTIGTLMGREALTVLFDREGQGTGRAAKRRHHPMIAALPYRWRFYRSGLYISPIAPLILGLVVGMLTMLMGVGGGFIMVPAMLYILGMSAKVVVGTSLFNILFITMLVTMVHAFTTRAVDIVLAGLLLVGSVTGAQIGTRIAGFAKPEHLRLALAMIVLAVALRMAYGLGVTPDEVYTVVPL; encoded by the coding sequence ATGGACGTCTACCTCCCCATTGCCAATCTGGCGGTCAACGGACTGGTCATCGTGGCGCTGGGCGCGGTGACGGGCATGTTGTCGGGGGTATTCGGCGTGGGCGGCGGCTTCCTGACGACGCCGCTGCTGATCTTCTACGGTATCCCCCCCACCGTTGCCGCAGCCTCCGCCGCGACGCAGGTGACGGGCGCGAGCGTTTCGGGCGTCTTCGCCCACAGCCGCAACCAGGGCGTCGACTACCAGATCGGCGGCGTGATCGTGGCTGGCGGCATGATGGGCGCGCTGGTGGGCGCCGGCCTGTTCACCCTCCTGCGCTCGCTCGGCCAGATCGATACGGTCATCAACATTCTCTACGTCGTGCTGCTGGGAACGATCGGCACGCTGATGGGGCGCGAGGCGCTGACCGTGCTGTTCGACAGGGAGGGGCAGGGCACGGGCCGCGCGGCGAAACGGCGGCACCACCCGATGATCGCGGCGCTGCCCTATCGTTGGCGCTTCTATCGCTCGGGCCTCTACATCTCTCCCATCGCGCCGCTCATCCTGGGCCTGGTGGTGGGAATGCTGACCATGCTGATGGGCGTGGGCGGGGGCTTCATCATGGTTCCCGCCATGCTCTACATCCTCGGAATGAGCGCCAAGGTCGTGGTCGGGACGAGCCTGTTCAACATCCTGTTCATCACCATGCTGGTGACGATGGTTCATGCCTTCACCACCCGCGCGGTGGACATCGTGCTGGCCGGTCTGCTGCTGGTCGGCTCCGTCACCGGGGCGCAGATCGGCACGCGCATCGCCGGGTTCGCGAAGCCCGAGCACCTGCGTCTCGCGCTCGCCATGATCGTTCTCGCCGTCGCCCTGCGGATGGCCTACGGCCTCGGCGTCACGCCGGACGAGGTCTATACGGTGGTGCCGCTGTGA
- a CDS encoding TIGR02186 family protein, which yields MIRWLLLVLAAALAMPAAAQQREPILVPDISEHTIVLRQGFTGSDVLLFGAILPPDGVRSDTEYGVVIVLKGPTEPIRIREKQRLSWLGIWVNADSTEYRSVPSFYAMASSRPVLDMVDERTAAIYELGLDYLQLSPTGQINPEEQARFSTGLVDLRRRQNLYTQDEHGVRLTEDVLYRARLFIPSNVIAGEYVAETFAIADGRVITSATSVIAVRKEGFELTVEEESRDNAFFYGLFAVGLSVFMGWGAGRLFSLV from the coding sequence GTGATACGCTGGCTGCTCCTCGTCCTCGCCGCAGCGCTCGCGATGCCGGCGGCGGCACAGCAGCGCGAACCGATTCTCGTGCCCGACATATCGGAACACACCATCGTGCTGCGTCAGGGCTTCACCGGTTCCGACGTGCTGCTGTTCGGGGCGATCCTGCCCCCCGACGGGGTGCGCAGCGATACGGAATACGGCGTCGTCATCGTCCTCAAGGGGCCGACCGAACCGATCCGCATTCGCGAGAAGCAGCGGCTGAGCTGGCTCGGCATCTGGGTCAACGCCGATTCCACCGAATATCGTTCGGTCCCCAGCTTCTACGCCATGGCCAGTTCGCGGCCGGTGCTCGACATGGTCGACGAGCGGACCGCGGCGATCTACGAACTGGGGCTCGACTACCTGCAGCTTTCGCCGACCGGGCAGATCAATCCCGAAGAGCAGGCGCGCTTTTCCACCGGGCTGGTCGATCTGCGCCGGCGGCAGAACCTCTACACCCAGGACGAGCACGGCGTTCGCCTGACCGAGGACGTGCTGTATCGTGCCCGGCTGTTCATCCCCTCCAACGTCATCGCCGGCGAATATGTCGCGGAAACCTTCGCCATCGCCGATGGCCGGGTCATCACCTCGGCGACTTCGGTCATCGCAGTGCGCAAGGAAGGTTTCGAACTGACCGTCGAGGAGGAATCGCGCGACAACGCCTTCTTCTACGGCCTGTTTGCGGTAGGCCTGTCGGTGTTCATGGGCTGGGGGGCCGGCCGCCTGTTCTCGCTGGTGTGA